The Mycobacteriales bacterium genome contains the following window.
GCGCCGGCGCAGGGTCAACGTCCCCGCCGCGAGCAGCCGGCCGACGAACGTCACGGCGCCGACGAAGAACAGCAGCGGGAAGACCAGAAGCAGCGGGTCGACGTGGGCCACCGAGCCGAGGCCGAGGGCGTCGGTCTGCGAACTGCCACCGACGAGCCGGCCCACCGCGACACCGGCGCCGGCGAGCACCGCCAGCTCCCACGGCACGAGTGCCGGCCACCTGCGCCGTAGGCCGATCGCTCGCTCGGCGGTGCTGCGCACGCGCACCCCCGCCACCCAGCCGAGCAGCAGCAGCGCGACGGCCAACGCGGCGGCCGCTACCTCCAGAGCCTGCAGCGGGCGGCCGGCCGAGAGCAGAGCGCTCGGGCCGACCAGGCGCACGAGTCCCAGCGCGACCGCCCAGCCGGCGGCGGCTCCGAGCAGCGCGGCCGGCGCCATCTCGAGCAACGCCTTCGCACCGAGCGCGGTCGGGCCGACGCCGTGGGCGACGAGGACGTCGACCTCCACGCGTCGACGTTCGACCCAGTAGACGGCGGCGGCCCCGACCACCAGCAGCGCGACCACGCAACCGGCGACGGCGATCGGCGTGACGGTCGAGGTCAGCGCGCTCTGCACCAGGATCGCCCGCTGCAGGAAATGAGCGAGCTGGCCGGGCGGCGGGTCGAGCGACCGGAACGGCTGGTCGCGAGGCGCCCCGCCGCCGACGAGCGCGTCGCGCTGCCGGTCGATGCCGGTCACGACGGCGGTCGTCCGGTCGGTGGTGATGCCGGCGACGTCGACGAAGGACGTGAAGAGCCCGGTGGCCTCGGCCCCGGTGCGCTCGGCCACGGTGAGCGCGGTCGGCAGGTCGGCCAGGAGCACGTCGAAGACCGGCGGCGGGGTCAGCGTGTAGGGGTTCTGGTAGAAGTCGCCGGTCAGCTGGCACCAATAGTCGGCTGCGTACGCCGCGCCCTCACGCAGGTCCCGGTAGACGCCCTTGATGCGCACCGACGCCTGCCCGCCCGTGCCGGCCAGCGGCAGGGTGTCACCGGCCTCGATTCCGAAGTCGCGCGCACCGCGGTCGGAGATGTAGGCGCCGTCGCCGGCGACCTGGCGGAGCACGTCGACGTGGTCGCGGAATCCGGTGCGGCTGACGATTCGCACCGTGTCGGCGCCGTTCTCGGGTGCGCCCTGCACCTTCGTCAGGAAGTCCAGCGTCGTGACCTGGTGCACCCGCGGCACCCCGCGCGTCGCCGAGGCGACCTGCCCTTGCCGAAGGTCGAGCAGCTGGGCGCCGACGAGCGCGGGCGGGATCCGGCTGGGTCGTTCGGGATCGAAGGCGACCTGGCGGAACGGCACGTCGACCTCGTAGGTCGGGCCCACCGTGCTGCCGCAGCTGTCGTCGATCTGCTGGTGCAACGAGGCGTTGGCCGAGGAGGTCAGGAACAGCGGCGCGGACGCGGCGGCGACGCCGAGCACCAGGACGGCCCCGAAGACGGCAGCGAATACCCCTGGGCGGCGCAGCAGCAGCACCGGCGCGCGGCGCCACGGAGCGCTCCCGAGCACGCGCCACGGGCCGAGGCGAGGATGCTCGGCGATGATCCGACCTACCCGCGGTCGGTGGCGACGGCCCACACGCGATCCATCATGCACGGCTGGCGTGCCGTTGACCGCGAGCGCTCTACCGCAGCGCGCCGCGCGTCAGGTGGTGCTCTCGATGACCGGCATCGCTCAGCCGGCGGCCACGTCCGTGTCGTCGGTGTCGTCGATGACGATGAGCCTCGGACCCTCGCTGGGCGCCTCGTCCTCGACCAGCTCGAGCTCTTCGTCGTCGACGGCCTCTGCCTGCTCAGGCACGGCACCGTCGCGGGTCGTCTCGACGTCGCGCAGCACCTGCTCGTAGAGCTCGGTCGCGTAGCGCAGCGAGTCGACGTGCCCGGCGGAGATCTCACCGAGCGCCTGCGCACGCAGCTGGGCGGCCTCGTGCAGCGCGCGGTCGTGGTCGACGGCGGAGGTGCG
Protein-coding sequences here:
- a CDS encoding FtsX-like permease family protein, with amino-acid sequence MLGSAPWRRAPVLLLRRPGVFAAVFGAVLVLGVAAASAPLFLTSSANASLHQQIDDSCGSTVGPTYEVDVPFRQVAFDPERPSRIPPALVGAQLLDLRQGQVASATRGVPRVHQVTTLDFLTKVQGAPENGADTVRIVSRTGFRDHVDVLRQVAGDGAYISDRGARDFGIEAGDTLPLAGTGGQASVRIKGVYRDLREGAAYAADYWCQLTGDFYQNPYTLTPPPVFDVLLADLPTALTVAERTGAEATGLFTSFVDVAGITTDRTTAVVTGIDRQRDALVGGGAPRDQPFRSLDPPPGQLAHFLQRAILVQSALTSTVTPIAVAGCVVALLVVGAAAVYWVERRRVEVDVLVAHGVGPTALGAKALLEMAPAALLGAAAGWAVALGLVRLVGPSALLSAGRPLQALEVAAAALAVALLLLGWVAGVRVRSTAERAIGLRRRWPALVPWELAVLAGAGVAVGRLVGGSSQTDALGLGSVAHVDPLLLVFPLLFFVGAVTFVGRLLAAGTLTLRRRGDRLPNVPYLALRRITGAPLVAVLLVSAAALPAAVALYGASVSASVRTTLQTEARLHIGSDVVLLLTEPAPMPAGWRGHSTEVLRYPGEPLGDLRVDVIGVDVRTFADAAYADPTLSPSLQRQLQRVTSGSEGLPPALLVGANLHGPQTLLISQLSAPAIRVPVDIVGHPADFPSEGRSGPLLVVDRKALAGLPGAWHELWVRGDEQQIQRQAAQAALPIRFPFRASAVVDKGVYLPVSYTFDYLTALAVLAATVGIGGLLLYLESRSRARRLSYVMVRRMGMSRAGHLAGVALELAACLGVGLVVGLGLALAAVHAVAGPLDLDPTTPPATVLVTPYAALGVVALVVAVAVVTASLFAQRSLDRADPAEVLRDA